Proteins encoded within one genomic window of Trichocoleus sp. FACHB-46:
- the petD gene encoding cytochrome b6-f complex subunit IV, which yields MATIKKPDLSDPQLRAKLAKGMGHNYYGEPAWPNDLLYIFPVVIAGTIALCVGLAVLDPALVGEPANPFATPLEILPEWYLYPVFQILRILPNKLLGIVCMGAIPLGLMLVPFIENVNKFQNPFRRPVATTLFLFGTLVTLWLGIGATFPIDKSLTLGLF from the coding sequence ATGGCAACGATTAAAAAACCGGATCTCAGCGATCCACAGCTTCGCGCCAAACTTGCCAAGGGGATGGGCCATAACTACTATGGTGAACCCGCTTGGCCTAATGACCTGCTTTACATCTTCCCAGTTGTAATTGCGGGCACGATCGCTCTTTGCGTCGGTTTGGCAGTTCTAGACCCAGCTTTGGTGGGTGAGCCTGCTAATCCCTTTGCCACTCCCTTGGAAATTTTGCCTGAGTGGTATCTCTACCCTGTCTTCCAAATCCTGCGCATTCTTCCTAACAAGTTGTTGGGGATTGTGTGCATGGGTGCAATTCCTCTAGGTCTAATGCTTGTTCCTTTCATTGAGAACGTGAACAAGTTCCAAAACCCCTTCCGTCGTCCAGTGGCTACCACCCTCTTTTTGTTTGGGACTCTGGTAACTCTGTGGTTGGGAATTGGTGCAACTTTCCCTATCGACAAGTCCCTGACTTTGGGTCTGTTCTAA
- the petB gene encoding cytochrome b6, with amino-acid sequence MFTKQVTDSKVYNWFEERLEIQGLADDVSSKYVPPHVNIFYCLGGITLTCFLIQFATGFAMTFYYKPTVTDAFASVQYLMTEVNFGWLIRSIHRWSASMMVLMMILHVFRVYLTGGFKKPRELTWVTGVILAVITVSFGVTGYSLPWDQVGYWAVKIVSGVPEAIPVVGPFIVELLRGSSSVGQATLTRYYSLHTFVLPWLIAVFMLLHFLMIRKQGISGPL; translated from the coding sequence ATGTTTACCAAGCAGGTAACCGACTCAAAAGTCTACAACTGGTTTGAGGAACGTCTGGAAATCCAGGGACTCGCTGATGATGTCAGCAGCAAATATGTGCCTCCCCACGTCAACATCTTCTATTGTCTAGGTGGCATTACCCTGACTTGCTTCCTAATCCAGTTTGCAACTGGGTTTGCAATGACGTTTTACTACAAGCCAACCGTAACTGATGCTTTTGCGTCAGTTCAGTACCTGATGACAGAGGTCAACTTTGGTTGGCTCATCCGTTCCATCCACCGCTGGTCTGCCAGCATGATGGTGCTGATGATGATTTTGCACGTCTTCCGGGTTTACCTCACCGGTGGTTTCAAAAAGCCTCGTGAGTTGACTTGGGTAACAGGTGTAATTTTGGCCGTAATCACCGTTTCCTTTGGTGTAACTGGCTACTCACTGCCTTGGGACCAAGTCGGTTATTGGGCTGTCAAGATCGTTTCTGGTGTTCCTGAAGCAATCCCAGTCGTAGGCCCCTTTATCGTTGAATTACTTCGCGGTAGTAGCAGTGTGGGTCAAGCAACTTTGACTCGCTATTATAGCTTGCACACCTTCGTTCTGCCTTGGTTGATTGCAGTCTTTATGCTGCTGCACTTCCTCATGATTCGTAAGCAAGGCATTTCCGGTCCTTTGTAA
- the ctpA gene encoding carboxyl-terminal processing protease CtpA, with protein sequence MQKKWIARVGLLLILPIVVALSWSTPAWAFTEEQRLVNEVWRIVNRSYVDESFNHQNWRSLRQQVLSRPLNNREAAYETIQQMLASLNDPFTRLLRPDQYRSLQTNTSGELTGVGLQIALDSETSELKVIAPLESSPAEQAGIRPADRISRIDGVPTAKLTLDEAAEKMRGPIGSRVVLTVAREGEPELDIQVVRDRIAINPVYAQLREFHDRPTIGYIRLNQFNANATVELAKAVHRLENQGAEGYILDLRNNPGGLLQAGVEIARLWLDSGTIVYTVNRQGIQDSFEANGPALTQDPLVVLVNQGTASASEILAGALQDNGRAELVGEKTFGKGLIQSLFELSDGSGLAVTVAKYETPNHHDINKLGITPDRLVPLEAITREQVATEQDQQYQAAVELLTQPSVLAGAA encoded by the coding sequence ATGCAAAAAAAGTGGATCGCTAGGGTTGGGTTATTGCTGATATTGCCGATTGTGGTGGCTTTGAGCTGGTCTACTCCAGCTTGGGCTTTCACAGAGGAGCAGCGGTTGGTGAATGAAGTTTGGCGGATCGTCAATCGCTCTTATGTCGATGAGTCTTTCAATCATCAAAACTGGCGATCGCTACGTCAGCAAGTCCTCAGCCGTCCACTCAATAACCGAGAAGCTGCCTATGAAACGATTCAGCAAATGCTGGCTAGCTTGAACGACCCCTTCACGCGGCTGTTGCGCCCCGATCAGTACCGCAGCTTACAAACTAATACTTCTGGCGAGTTAACTGGAGTAGGCTTGCAGATTGCGCTCGATTCAGAGACGAGTGAGTTAAAAGTTATTGCGCCGCTTGAAAGTTCTCCAGCCGAGCAAGCTGGCATCCGCCCTGCCGACCGCATCTCGCGCATTGATGGCGTTCCTACGGCTAAGTTGACTTTGGATGAAGCTGCCGAGAAAATGCGCGGTCCCATTGGCAGTCGTGTGGTTTTGACTGTGGCCCGAGAAGGAGAGCCTGAGTTAGATATTCAGGTGGTGCGCGATCGCATTGCGATTAATCCGGTTTATGCCCAGTTGCGTGAGTTTCATGACCGCCCCACCATTGGTTATATTCGCCTGAATCAGTTCAACGCCAATGCCACCGTTGAGCTAGCCAAAGCTGTGCATCGCCTAGAGAATCAAGGAGCCGAGGGCTACATTCTCGACCTCCGCAATAATCCTGGCGGCCTGCTGCAAGCTGGGGTGGAAATTGCCCGTTTGTGGCTAGACTCCGGCACTATTGTCTACACTGTGAATCGCCAAGGCATCCAGGACAGTTTTGAAGCGAACGGCCCCGCCCTGACCCAAGATCCGCTGGTCGTGTTGGTGAATCAAGGTACCGCGAGCGCAAGTGAGATTCTAGCAGGGGCGTTGCAGGACAATGGCCGCGCTGAGTTAGTCGGCGAAAAAACGTTTGGCAAAGGTTTAATTCAGTCACTCTTTGAACTCTCAGATGGTTCTGGCTTAGCGGTAACGGTGGCGAAGTATGAAACTCCCAACCACCATGACATCAATAAGCTAGGCATCACGCCCGATCGCCTGGTACCTTTAGAAGCCATTACCCGAGAGCAAGTTGCTACGGAGCAGGACCAACAGTATCAAGCAGCGGTCGAGTTACTCACCCAGCCTTCTGTGCTAGCGGGTGCTGCCTAA